The DNA sequence agccctccgctgagactgaccctcagtctgctgctctcagccctccgctgagactgaccctcagtctgctgctctcagccctccgctgagactgaccctcagtctgctgctctcagccctccgctgagactgaccctcagtctgctgctctcagccctcctctgagactgaccctcagtctgctgctctcagccctccgctgagactgaccctcagtctgctgctctcagccctccgctgagactgaccctcagtctgctgctctcagccctcctCTGAGACtcaccctcagtctgctgctctcagccctcctctgagactgaccctcagtctgctgctctcagccctccgctgagactgaccctcagtctgctgctctctccctccgctgagactgaccctcagtctgctgctctcagccctccgctgagactgaccctcagtctgctgctctcagccctccgctgagactgaccctcagtctgctgctctcagccctccgctgagactgaccctcagtctgctgctctcagccctccgctgagactgaccctcagtctgctgctctctccctctgctgagactgaccctcagtctgctgctctcagccctctGCTGAGacagaccctcagtctgctgctctctccctctgctgagaaagaccctcagtctgctgctctctccctccgctgagactgaccctcagtctgctgctctcagccctccgctgagactgaccctcagtctgctgctctctccctccgctgagactaaccctcagtctgctgctctctccctccgctgagactgaccctcagtctgctgctctctccctccgctgagactgaccctcagtctgctgctctcagccctccgctgagactgaccctcagtctgctgctctcagccctccgctgagactgaccctcagtctgctgctctctccctccgctgagactgaccctcagtctgctgctctcagccctccgctgagactgaccctcagtctgctgctctctccctccgctgagactgaccctcagtctgctgctctcagccctccgctgagactgaccctcagtctgctgctctcagccctcctctgagactgaccctcagtctgctgctctcagccctcctctgagactgaccctcagtctgctgctctcagccctccgctgagactgaccctcagtctgctgctctcagccctccgctgagactgaccctcagtctgctgctctcagccctccgctgagactgaccctcagtctgctgctctcagccctccgctgagactgaccctcagtctgctgctctcagccctctgctgagactgacactcagtctgctgctctcagccctccgctgagactgaccctcagtctgctgctctcagccctccgctgagactgaccctcagtctgctgctctcagccctccgctgagactgaccctcagtctgctgctatctccctccgctgagactgaccctccgtctgctgctctctcctcctctgagactgaccctcagtctgctgctctcagccctccgctgagactgaccctcagtctgctgctctcagccctccgctgagactgaccctcagtctgctgctctcagccctccgctgagattgaccctcagtctgctgctctcagccctccgctgagactgaccctcagtctgctgctctcagccctacgctgagactgaccctcagtctgctgctctctccctccgctgagactgaccctcagtcggctgctctcagccctccgctgagactgaccctcagtctgctgctctcagccctcctctgagactgaccctcagtctgctgctctcagccctcctctgagactgaccctcagtctgctgctctcagccctccgctgagactgaccctcagtctgctgctctcagccctcctctgagactgaccctcagtctgctgctctcagccctcctctgagactgaccctcagtctgctgctctcagccctccgctgagactgaccctcagtctgctgctctcagccctccgctgagactgaacctcagtctgctgctctcagccctccgctgagactgaccctcagtctgctgctctcagccctccgctgagactgaccctcagtctgctgctctcagccctctgctgagactgacactcagtctgctgctctcagccctccgctgagactgaccctcagtctgctgctctcagccctccgctgagactgaccctcagtctgctgctctcagccctccgctgagactgaccctcagtctgctgctctcagacCTCCGCTGatactgaccctcagtctgctgctctctccctcctctgagactgaccctcagtctgctgctctcagccctccgctgagactgaccctcagtctgctgctctcagccctccgctgagactgaccctcagtctgctgctctcagccctccgctgagactgaccctcagtctgctgctctcagccctccgctgagactgaccctcagtctgctgctctcagccctccgctgagactgaccctcagtctgctgctctctcctccgctgagactgaccctcagtcggctgctctcagccctccgctgagactgaccctcagtctgctgctctcagccctcctctgagactgaccctcagtctgctgctctcagccctcctctgagactgaccctcagtctgctgctctctccctcctctgagactgaccctcagtctgctgctctcagccctcctctgagactgaccctcagtctgctgctctctccctcctcagagactgaccctcagtctgctgctctcagccctccgctgagactgaccctcagtctgctgctctcagccctccgctgagactgaccctcagtctgctgctcgcagccctcctctgagactgaccctcagtctgctgctctcagcccttcgctgagactgaccctcagtctgctgctctctccctccgctgagactgaccctcagtctgctgctctcagccctctgctgagactgaccctcagtctgctgctctcagccctcctctgagactgaccctcagtctgctgctctcagccctcgctgagactgaccctcagtctgctgctctcccctccgctgagactgaccctcagtctgctgctctcagccctccgctgagactgaccctcagtctgctgctctcagccctcctctgagactgacctcagtctgctgctctcagccctccgctgagactgaccatcagtctgctgctctctccctccgctgagactgaccctcagtctgctgctctcagccctccgctgagactgaccctcagtctgctgctctcagccctccgctgagactgaccctcagtctgctgctctctccctccactgagactgaccctcagtctgctgctctcagccctccgctgagactgaccctcagtctgctgctctaagccctcctctgagactgaccctcagtctgctgctctcagccctccgctgagactgaccctcagtctgctgctctcagccctccgctgagactgaccctcagtctgctgctctcagcctacgctgagactgaccctcagtctgctgctctcagccctccgctgagactgaccctcagtctgctgctctcagccctccgctgagactgaccctcagtctgctgctctctccctccgctgagactgaccctcagtctgctgctcgcagccctccgctgagactgaccctcagtctgctgctcagccctccgctgagactgaccctcagtctgctgctctcagccctccgctgagactgacctcagtctgctgctctcagccctccgctgagactgacctcagtctgctgctctcagccctccgctgagactgaccctcagtctgctgctctcagccctccgctgagactgaccctcagtctgctgctctcagccctccgctgagactgaccctcagtctgctgctctcagccctccgctgagactgaccctcagtctgctgctctcagccctccgctgagactgaccctcagtctgctgctctcagccctcctctgagactgaccctcagtctgctgctctcagccctccgctgagactgaccctcagtctgctgctctcagccctcctctgagactgaccctcagtctgctgctctcagccctcctctgagactgaccctcagtctgctgctctcagccctcctctgagactgaccctcagtctgctgctgaccctcagccctccgctgagactgaccctcagtctgctgctctcagccctccgctgagactgaccctcagtctgctgctctcagccctccgctgagactgaccctcagtctgctgctctcagccctccgctgagactgaccctcagtctgctgctctctccctctgctgagactgaccctcagtctgctgctctcagccctctGCTGAGacagaccctcagtctgctgctctctccctctgctgagaaagaccctcagtctgctgctctctccctccgctgagactgaccctcagtctgctgctctcagccctccgctgagactgaccctcagtctgctgctctctccctccgctgagactaaccctcagtctgctgctctctccctccgctgagactgaccctcagtctgctgctctctccctccgctgagactgaccctcagtctgctgctctcagccctccgctgagactgaccctcagtctgctgctctcagccctccgctgagactgaccctcagtctgctgctctctccctccgctgagactgaccctcagtctgctgctctcagccctccgctgagactgaccctcagtctgctgctctctccctccgctgagactgaccctcagtctgctgctctcagccctccgctgagactgaccctcagtctgctgctctcagccctcctctgagactgaccctcagtctgctgctctcagccctcctctgagactgaccctcagtctgctgctctcagccctccgctgagactgaccctcagtctgctgctctcagccctccgctgagactgaccctcagtctgctgctctcagccctccgctgagactgaccctcagtctgctgctctcagccctccgctgagactgaccctcagtctgctgctctcagccctctgctgagactgacactcagtctgctgctctcagccctccgctgagactgaccctcagtctgctgctctcagccctccgctgagactgaccctcagtctgctgctctcagccctccgctgagactgaccctcagtctgctgctatctccctccgctgagactgaccctcagtctgctgctctctccctcctctgagactgaccctcagtctgctgctctcagccctccgctgagactgaccctcagtctgctgctctcagccctccgctgagactgaccctcagtctgctgctctcagccctccgctgagattgaccctcagtctgctgctctcagccctccgctgagactgaccctcagtctgctgctctcagccctacgctgagactgaccctcagtctgctgctctctccctccgctgagactgaccctcagtcggctgctctcagccctccgctgagactgaccctcagtctgctgctctcagccctcctctgagactgaccctcagtctgctgctctcagccctcctctgagactgaccctcagtctgctgctctcagccctccgctgagactgaccctcagtctgctgctctcagccctcctctgagactgaccctcagtctgctgctctcagccctcctctgagactgaccctcagtctgctgctctcagccctccgctgagactgaccctcagtctgctgctctcagccctccgctgagactgaacctcagtctgctgctctcagccctccgctgagactgaccctcagtctgctgctctcagccctccgctgagactgaccctcagtctgctgctctcagccctctgctgagactgacactcagtctgctgctctcagccctccgctgagactgaccctcagtctgctgctctcagccctccgctgagactgaccctcagtctgctgctctcagccctccgctgagactgaccctcagtctgctgctctcagacCTCCGCTGatactgaccctcagtctgctgctctctccctcctctgagactgaccctcagtctgctgctctcagccctccgctgagactgaccctcagtctgctgctctcagccctccgctgagactgaccctcagtctgctgctctcagccctccgctgagactgaccctcagtctgctgctctcagccctccgctgagactgaccctcagtctgctgctctcagccctccgctgagactgaccctcagtctgctgctctctccctccgctgagactgaccctcagtcggctgctctcagccctccgctgagactgaccctcagtctgctgctctcagccctcctctgagactgaccctcagtctgctgctctcagccctcctctgagactgaccctcagtctgctgctctctccctcctctgagactgaccctcagtctgctgctctcagccctcctctgagactgaccctcagtctgctgctctctccctcctcagagactgaccctcagtctgctgctctcagccctccgctgagactgaccctcagtctgctgctctcagccctccgctgagactgaccctcagtctgctgctcgcagccctcctctgagactgaccctcagtctgctgctctcagcccttcgctgagactgaccctcagtctgctgctctctccctccgctgagactgaccctcagtctgctgctctcagccctctgctgagactgaccctcagtctgctgctctcagccctcctctgagactgaccctcagtctgctgctctcagcccttcgctgagactgaccctcagtctgctgctctctccctccgctgagactgaccctcagtctgctgctctcagccctccgctgagactgaccctcagtctgctgctctcagccctcctctgagactgaccctcagtctgctgctctctccctcctctgagactgaccctcagtctgctgctctcagccctccgctgagactgaccctcagtctgctgctctctccctccgctgagactgaccctcagtctgctgctctcagccctccgctgagactgaccctcagtctgctgctctcagccctccgctgagactgaccctcagtctgctgctctctccctccactgagactgaccctcagtctgctgctctcagccctccgctgagactgaccctcagtctgctgctctcagccctccgctgagactgaccctcagtctgctgctctctccctccactgagactgaccctcagtctcctgctctctccctccgctgagactgaccctcagtctgctgctctcagccctccgctgagactgaccatcagatgcaggcaccatattaaaaaataaaacattataaaattaaatgaaataataaAAGCTAATTATTTAAAATGGAAACTCACTCATCGCAAGTAATACAGCAACTGATCTATTACCGTTGTGATCATAGAGCCTAGCTCAAATGTTGAAATATCACTTTAAAAAGTGGTCCGAAACAACAATGCATTAGCAGAACAATTCAATCAAAGGAGTGCAGTAATAATGTATTGGGCCGatagcttactgcacaaaccttACTGCTACAGAACTGGTTCAtgttggttaatgttgcataggtgTACATTTTTGAATAGTtgtgttaaaaatatatatatatatatatatatatatatatatatatatatatattatatatatttatatatatatatatatatatataatatatatatataagcggTAGATCTGgacattttgactcagaaaggttggtgaccactgcagtcaggaacacacacacacacacacacacacacacacacacacacacacacacacacacacacacacacacacacacacacacacacacacacacacacacacacacacacacacacacacacaaacacacacatcagggGTCTCTCACCCTCTGAAGACCAAAAGGAAGGGAAGGTTGGTAGATGAAGACTGGGCTGTCTGTCACAGTCCTCCAGCGAATCAGGGAGCGGCACACCACTGGTCTCCGGTAGAAACAGACACAGTCCCGCCCCAATAATGGGGCCACTCCCATAAAGGATCATAGCGGCCAATGGGATGGTTTCTCCTCTAGGACTGATCACCGCATTCAGGATACAGCCCACCCTGTAACACAGACACACCAAGCCCACACACTTctgtctgaaacacacacacacacacacaaacacacacacacacacacaccatacttgCTGTGTTGATAGGATAACAGTAATAAttcaactgactctaaccagaatagaaagaggagtgggaggccacgatgcacaactgagcaagaggacaagtacatttagagtgtttagtttgagaaacagacgcctcacaagtcctcaactggcagcttcattaaatagtacccgtaaaacaccagtctcaacgtcaccAGTAAAGTTGAGGCAAAATTGCAAggcaaagttgcaaagaaaaaaaacatatctcagactggccaataaaaagaaaagattaagatgggtaaaagaacacagacacaggacaacacagacactggacaacacagacactggaaaacacagacactggacaacacagacactggacaacacagacactggacaacaCTGACACtggaaaacacagacactggacaacacagacactggacaacacagacactggacaacacagacactggacaacacagacactggacaacacagacactggacaacacagacactggacaacacagacactggacaacacagacactggacaacacagacactggacaacacagacactggacaacacagacactggacacagGAACTGGCCTAGACACTGGACAACAGACACTGCCACATCCCAGACACACAAcacttcactgttgatgttgagactggacagaggaactctgcctagaaggccagcatccctggagtcacctcttcactgttgatgttgagactggacacaggaactctgcctagaaggccagcatcccggagtcacctcttcactggtgacgttgagactggtgttttgcgggtactatttaatgaagctgccagttgaggacttgtgaggcgtctgtttctcaaactagacactctagtGTACTTGACCTcttactcagttgtgcaccgtggcctcccactcctctttctattctggttagagacagtttgcgttgttctgtgacgggagtagtacacagcattgtacgagatcttcagtctcttggcaatttctcacatggaatagccttcatttctcagaacaagaatagtctgacgagtttcagaagaaagttctttgtttctggccattttgagcctgtgatcgaacccacaaatgctgatgctccagatactcaactagtctaaagaaggccagttttattgcttcactaaaatcaggacaacagttttcagctgtgctaacataattgcaaaagggttttctaatgatcaattagccttttaaaatgataaacttggattagctaacacaacgtgccgttggaacacaagagtgatggtttctgataggcgtacagaggcccatttatgtagatattccaatttcataaattcagccgtttccagttacaatagttatttacaacattagcgatgtctacactgtatttctgatcaatttgatgttattttaaatggacacatTTGGAcacaacaaggacatttctaagtgaccccaaacttttgaatggtagtgtacacaCGTGGGTGATAATTGATTCATAGATGATGTGTTTATCTCTGTTTGCAGAGCATGTATTAATGTCACCTATGACTCAGCAGGATGAACAAGACATGAGGGAACTAGATCAGAGTTGCTTGTCTCAGCAGGATAAACAAGACATGAGGGAACTAGATCAGAGCTGCTTGTCTCAGCAGGATGAACAAGACATGAGGGAACTAGATCAGAGCTGCTTGTCTCAGCAGGATGAACAAGACATGAGGGAACTAGATCAGAGCTGCTTGTCTCAGCAGGATGAACAAGACATGAGGGAACTAGATCAGAGCTGCTTGTCTCAGCAGGATGAACAAGACATGAGGGAACTAGATCAGAGCTGCTTGTCTCAGCAGGATGAACAAGACATGAGGGAACTAGATCAGAGCTGCTTGTCTCAGCAGGATGAACAAGACATGAGGGAACTAGATCAGAGCTGTGTGTCTCCTTGGATGAGATAGGGACTGACCAGTCCTGTAACACTAGCTATACAtcaggggtcacacacacacacacacacactccgtaccTGATGAGCGTAGGGAAGAGTTCGATGCCGTAGAGTACAGAGACAAACACAGTGGTCTGCATACACAGCTTCCCCACCAGGGCCAGAGTCATCACCAACCCTGggacagctacacacacacacacacacacactgttggatcactggaggtgtgtgtgtgtgtgtgtgtgtgtgtgtgtgtgtgtgtgtgtgtgtgtgtgtgtgtgtgtgtgtgtgtgtgtgtgtgtgtgtgtgtgtgtgtgtgtgtgtgtgtgtgtgtgtgtgtgtgtgttattaccgTAGAAGCGTGATGCGAGCAGGGACAGCAGGCAGAAGGAGCCACTGAGGAACAGGGATAGCATGCTGATTGGGCGTCTGCCCCAGCGAGCCAATAGGAATGGGACGAGCAGGCAGGGAGCCTCTGATAGGCCGCTGAAGAACTGAGCAAGGAAGACATCCACCCCGAACCGCCCGACATTCATACAGATACCGTAGTACGTCAGGGCTGATGCtagcctaacacacacacacacacacacacacacacacacacacacacacacacacacacacacacacacacacacacacacacacacacacacacacacacacacacacacacacacacacagggggaaaGACGCATCAGACAAATACTGTAGAACAGACCTGTCAAATAGAATACAGAGGTAGAATCTGacagcctctctcacacacacacacacacacacacacacacacacacacacacacacacacacacacacacacacacacacacacacacacacacacacacacacacacacacacacacacacacacacacacacacacacacacacactgacctaccCAATGTAACTCAAGATGACCAGGCGCAGTAGGATGGTGGGACTTCTCATGTGTCCGCAGTGGGAAAGTGTGTGTTCCTCCCATGTTTGTGTGTCtgcctttagtgtgtgtgtctcactgtcAGGTGTGCcagtctccagtgtgtgtgtctcactgtcAGGTGTGCcagtctccagtgtgtgtgtctccaggtggacTTCCTGCAGGTCCTTCGCCTCTGTGTCCAACAACTAGGTCAGAAAGACCACACACAGGCTTGAGTTGGGTTAGGGAacactgatgtgtgtgtgtgtgtgtgtgtgtgtgtgtgtgtgtgtgtgtgtgtgtgtgtgtgtgtgtgtgtgtgtgtgtgtgtgtgtgtgtgtgtgtgtgtgtgtgtgtgtgtgtgtgtgtgtgtgtgtgtttgtaccagGTCTAGAAAGCGTTTGTCCTCAGGACTGTGTCTCCTATACCCCTCCAGAgtctctgctctcctcttcagGAGCAGCCAGTGAGGAGACTCAGGAatagaactgagagagagagttatcaTCATTATTTATCTGTCAAACTACATTCCTATTTGCATAAGAATACCACATTATAGTCAACTCTGAACACTGTGTGTGTTACTCACTAgtagagaggcagacagaggatCTGTGGTACGGCCAGAGCCAGGTGTAGCTGTGTCCAGGTGTGTGTAAGGTACGCCAGCGGTGCCAACGCCATCATACCCAGGCtgaaggagaaggacaggagggcCGGGGGCCAAATACGATACCTGGGAAGACTCCATTCCACAcctacacgcacgcacgcacgcacgcacgcacgcacgcacgcacgcacgcacgcacgcacgcacgcacgcacgcacacacacacacacacacacacacacacacacacacacacacacacacacacacacacaccttccatgtGTTACAGTGTAtgatttactgtgtgtgtgtgtgtgtgtgtgtgtgtgtgtgtgtgtgtgtgtgtgtgtgtgtgtgtgtgtgtgtgtgtgtgtgtgtgtgtgtgtgtgttttctttacCCAGGCTGAAGCTGCAGATATTGATACAGCAGCAGGAGACCCCGGCCAGACAGCGcagggtgaggaagaggagggcgTGAGGAAGGACTGCCGGCAGCACAGCAGTCAcggcattaacacacacacacaccagcagcaCTGCTCGCTTACCGTACCTAGTCACgcgtgcgtacacacacacacacacacacacacacacacacacacacacacacacacacacacacacacacacacacacacacacacacacacacacacacacacacacacacacacacacaccttccatgtGTTACAATGTAtgatttactgtgtgtgtgtgtgagtgagagagagagagagagagagagagagagagagagagagagagagagagagagagagagagagagagagagagagagagagagagagagagagagagagagaaagagtctcACCTGTCAGAGAGAGCTCCTCCGAACAGAGATCCCAGCAGAAGGCCAGTCATGTAGATGGTCTGACTGTACGACATCACCTCCGAATCCATACACACTGTACCCTGTAACACACACTGACGTTTGTACCAGATAATGTCTTAGTCAGTGTTACAACATACAGCTAGATTTCTATGTCCTCAGCCCCGGACGATATTGACGATGTTTCCCTGAGACATGATGGTATTTCTTATCACTACTGTGTGTTGTGAAACGTCTTACCATGTCACACTCCTTTTAGTCAATTACTTTCTATTGTTGTTCCGTTGCCGAGGGGAAGCGTTTTGTTCCGTTGCCGAGGGGAAGCGTTTCGTTCCGTTGCCGAGG is a window from the Oncorhynchus keta strain PuntledgeMale-10-30-2019 chromosome 35, Oket_V2, whole genome shotgun sequence genome containing:
- the LOC127915805 gene encoding solute carrier family 22 member 13-like isoform X1; translation: MAPLQFAVYWRLALIFFFMAFLFFLDLFAVSRATSSCNNVPGELPAASRTFGEVSSSAHTQNWTTWEVREVNGSLLQVLLPQQDEITGGNDTERENGTVCMDSEVMSYSQTIYMTGLLLGSLFGGALSDRYGKRAVLLVCVCVNAVTAVLPAVLPHALLFLTLRCLAGVSCCCINICSFSLGVEWSLPRYRIWPPALLSFSFSLGMMALAPLAYLTHTWTQLHLALAVPQILCLPLYYSIPESPHWLLLKRRAETLEGYRRHSPEDKRFLDLLLDTEAKDLQEVHLETHTLETGTPDSETHTLETGTPDSETHTLKADTQTWEEHTLSHCGHMRSPTILLRLVILSYIGLASALTYYGICMNVGRFGVDVFLAQFFSGLSEAPCLLVPFLLARWGRRPISMLSLFLSGSFCLLSLLASRFYAVPGLVMTLALVGKLCMQTTVFVSVLYGIELFPTLIRQKCVGLVCLCYRVGCILNAVISPRGETIPLAAMILYGSGPIIGAGLCLFLPETSGVPLPDSLEDCDRQPSLHLPTFPSFWSSEGAQRMPQLTKPVHSWETQTQRSPPTAHRIPTDSNCTYSRTHTTNTHML
- the LOC127915805 gene encoding solute carrier family 22 member 13-like isoform X2 is translated as MAPLQFAVYWRLALIFFFMAFLFFLDLFAVSRATSSCNNVPGELPAASRTFGEVSSSAHTQNWTTWEVREVNGSLLQVLLPQQDEITGGNDTERENGTVCMDSEVMSYSQTIYMTGLLLGSLFGGALSDRYGKRAVLLVCVCVNAVTAVLPAVLPHALLFLTLRCLAGVSCCCINICSFSLGVEWSLPRYRIWPPALLSFSFSLGMMALAPLAYLTHTWTQLHLALAVPQILCLPLYYSIPESPHWLLLKRRAETLEGYRRHSPEDKRFLDLLLDTEAKDLQEVHLETHTLETGTPDSETHTLETGTPDSETHTLKADTQTWEEHTLSHCGHMRSPTILLRLVILSYIGLASALTYYGICMNVGRFGVDVFLAQFFSGLSEAPCLLVPFLLARWGRRPISMLSLFLSGSFCLLSLLASRFYAVPGLVMTLALVGKLCMQTTVFVSVLYGIELFPTLIRSVWAWCVCVTGWAVS